DNA sequence from the Fuscovulum ytuae genome:
TGAAGACAAGTTTCGGCCCCTTTTCAAGCACTTGGCGGGCAAGGGTCGAGACATCGCCGGCGCCCATCAGCCAGTGCAGATCCTCATCCGACAGTTTCACGATATCGGCTCGCCCGATCATCCGTTCTATCCGGGCGCGATACTCGGCCTCTTTTCCTGCGATGAATCCGGGGCGGATATTGGGGTCGATCATGGTGACGCGGGTCGGCGCCTCGCGAGTCTGTAGCGCCTCATAGGTCGAGGCGGCGGGGTCGTTCACAAGGGAAATGCCGCCGAAGAAGAGGGTAGAGATGCTGTCGGGCAGGGTAGGAAGCTGGTCCTGCGACAGAAGGCGACCGGCGGTGTTTTCGTCATAGAAGGCATAGGTCGCCTGACCATCAACCAGCTTGACGAAGGCCACGGTCGTGGGGCGGTCCGATCGGGCACAATGTCCCGTATCAACCTTCGATGCCTCGAGCGTTTCGGTCAGGATCTGGCCCAGCATGTCATTGGAAATGCCGGAAAAAAACGCTGACGGGGCACCAAGTCGGCCCAGTGCGATGGCGGTGTTGAACACCGCGCCCCCGGCATAGGGGGAAAAGGCGGGTTCGCCCAGCGTCGTGGTGCGGGGCAGCATGTCGATCAGGGCTTCGCCACAGCTGAGAATCATTCGGGCCTCCTATCCGTGGCGCGGACCATAGCGGATCGCGCGATGTTAGCGCAAACAATCAGGTGGTGAACCAAGGGGCGAGGTTGGCGCGGATGCGAGCGAGGGGGGTGTCGCCTGAGGTGTCGGGGAGGAAGGTTTGACCCGTGATCGCCTCGTACGCGTCGATATAGACCTGCGCCGTATGTTCAATCATTTCTTCTGGAATTTCAGGGATTTCGTCCTTGTAGGGGTCGCAGCGTGCGGCCACCCAGGCACGGATGACATCCTTGTCAAAGGACGGGGGGCGGCTGCCGTTTTCGCAGGCCTCGGCATAGCCGGAGGCCAGCCAATAGCGGCTGGAATCGGGGGTGTGGATTTCGTCGGCCAGAAGAATGCGGCCTTCTCCATCCGTGCCGAATTCGTATTTGGTATCGACAAGGATCAGGCCGCGTTTGGCGGCCATTTCCTGCCCCCGGGCGAAGAGGGCGAGGGCTTTTTCCGACACCTCATCCCATTGAGACTGCGTGAGAAGTCCTTGAGAAACAATATCTTGCGCGGTGAGCGGTTCGTCATGGCCGCCGTCAAAGGCCTTGGATGTCGGGGTGATGATAGGGGCGGGCAGGGCCTGATTGTCGCGCAGGCCATCGGGCAGGGTGTGACCATACATGGCGCGCTGCCCTTGTTTGTAGAGCGTCAGGATCGAGGTGCCGGTGGTTCCGGCCAGATAGCCGCGCACCACGATTTCAACGGGCAGAATGGTAAGCCTCTGCCCGATCACCACATTCGGATCGGGGTAAGAGATCACATGATTTGGGCAGATGTCTGCGGTCGCTTCGAACCAGAATTTTGCTGTCTGCGTAAGAACTTGGCCCTTGAAGGGGATGGCCGCAAGGATGCGGTCGAAGGCCGAGATGCGATCGGAGGAGATCAGGATACGGGTGCCATCGGGTAGATCATAGCAATCGCGGACCTTCCCGAAATAGGGGTTGGGGAGTTCGGGAATACGCGCCTCGGTCAGGGTGCGGGTGAGGTCGATCATGGGGGCCCCCGTTGCAGTCGTCGGGGCGGTGATGGGGCGGGGGCGGGGGCGTGTCAAGCGGGGCTTTGGGTTCTGGTCCAAGTGCCCGAGAACGCTGAATTAATTCGGGGAGAAGGGGGAAAACGGTTGTGCCCTGTTTTGTGCCGGGTTTTGTGCAGCATTCTGTGGCCACGCACGGTGGCGTTCTCGTGCATTAACCATTTGATGAGTCGGGGGCGATTTCTGACACAGAAATCGCTGCGGAAATTGACGCAATTTCCGATTGGGGACGGACGGTGCCATCCGATTTCTGATTCAGAAATCGCTGCGGAAATTGACGCAAGTTCTGATTGGGGACGGACGGTGCCATCCGATTTCTGATTCAGAAATCGCTGCGGAAATTGATGCAATTTCCGATTGGGGATGGACGGTGCCATCCGATTTCTGACACAGAAATCGCGCCGGAAATTGACGCAGTTTCAGATTGAGGACTACGGTGCCATCCGATTTTTGCGCGCAAAAATCGGCGCGGAAACTGCGTCAGTTTCCGCCCCTATCGCGATTGGGTCACTGCCAGCACGATACCGCCGACGATCAGCGCGGCGAGAACCGCGAAGGCGATCTTCCACGCGCTCCATGGCCGTTCGCCCTGCACCTTGCCGGTTTGACCGTTCACCACGAAGCGGTAGCTTTTGCCGTTATATTTGTAGGCGGCCATCCAGATCGGCAGAAGGATGTGCTTGAAGGTTTCCTCTTTCCAATCCGTCTCCACCCTGTCGATGCGTTGTTCATCGCCGCCGATATCGGCGCGGATGTCCTGACGGATGATGCCCTCCATCACCTCGCGCCCCGTGGCGTGGCCATCGGCGAGGGGAACAGTATAGCCCTCGGCGGTGAAACCGGCGAGGAAATCGCCACGGAAGGGTTGCAGGGCCGATAGGTCCCAAGGGGCAAGGTTGTCGGTATAGCCGCGCGGCAGGCTTTTGCTGGCAAGGATCAGCACGTCATCAAAACGCCGTGCGACCCAGCCGGAACGGGGGGACCAACGGGTGCGGCGGACCTGTTCGGTTTCCCGCTTGCCATTGCGCATGACGGTGCGGGTTTCATAGTAATGATCACCGCGCGCGCCTGCGTAATGCGACCGGGTGGCGGCGTCGAAGGTCCAATAGGGGACATAAAGGCCGTTCATCGCCCGCCCCTTGCGGGCATATTCCTGAAGCCCATTCGGCGCGAACCAGAGGCTGCCCAGCCAATTCGTCATGGCTTGCCGGGCCTGTACTTCATTCAGGACGAAGGGCAACACAGCCTGCGGTTTGATGCGGCGTTCCTCGCCCGTGCCGATGGCGACAGGGGTGGCGCAAAAGGGGCATTCGCGGGCATGGGCCGCGCCTTGAAATTCCACCTGTGCCCCGCAAGAGGGGCAGGGGGTGATGCGGACCTCTTCCATCTGTGCGGGCGGAACGTCATCCGACAGACCAAGGGCAAGGTCGATCTCGTTCAGCGCCCGGATACGGGCACCCGGAGCCTCGGGGATGGGCTGCCGCGCGCCGCAATGGTCGCAGACGAGATCGGTCGCGCCCGGTTCATAGCGAAGATCGGCCCCGCATTGATTGCAGGGCCAGTTCTGACGATCATCCGGCATGGATCAGGCCCCGGGCGGCGGCGGGGGCGGGACTTGGGTGAAAATCCGCGCGAGATCGGTTTCGGCGGCGGGTTTCCAGCCCTCCATCCCCGCTGCCCAGACCTGTGTGGCACGGGTCAGGCTGCCATTGGCCACCATCGCGGCAAGGTCGGCCTCTGAGAAAGGTCCTTTGGTCGCGCCATTTTCGGCAATGTGCCATTGGCGCGCGGCGGGGGGGGGAGGCGGCGGCGGCGGGGCCGCAGCAGCCGGGGCGGGCGCGCCCCAAGGCCCCATATTCTGTGCCATGGCCATGCCCATCGCGGCGCCCATGCCGGCGGTCATCGCATCGCCCGCCGATCCGGGTTTGCCCATCGCCTCGGCGGCGGAAAACTGCATGTATTTGTTAAGGTCCCCGGCGATGCCGACCGAGGTGCGCTTGTCTAGCGCCTTTTCCACCTCTTCGGGCAGGGAGATGTTTTCGATATAGAATTCCGGCAGGGTCAGGCCGTATTCGCCGACCTGCGGGGCGATGGCTGTGGTGACCAGCTTGCCCAGATCGGCGGTGTTGGCGGCCATGTCGAGGACGGGGATGCCCGCGCTGGCGATGACGCGGGAAAATTCCTGCACGATGATGTTGCGGATCTGGAAGCTGATCTCATCCGCGGTGAATTCGCCATCGGTGCCGACGATTTCCTGCATGAATTTCGCCGGGTCCGCGACGCGCATGGAATAGGTGCCGAAGGCGCGCAGGCGGACCGGGCCGAATTCCGGGTCGCGCGCCATGATGGGGTTCTTGGTGCCCCATTTCAGATCATTGAAGCGGGTGGTGGAGATGAAATAGACCTCGGCCTTGAAGGGCGAGTTGAAGCCGTGATCCCAATGCTGCAGCGTGGTCATCACCGGCATGTTGTTGGTTTCCAACATGTAAAGACCGGGGCCGAAGACATCGGCCAATTGCCCTTCATGGATGAAGACGGCGGCCTGCCCTTCGCGGACGGTCAGCTTGGCGCCGTATTTGATCGCATTGCCGCGCCGTTCGAACCGCCAGACCATCGTATCGCGGGTGTCATCGGTCCAGTCGATGACGTCGATGAATTCACCCTTCAGGAAATCGAAAACCATCTTACAGCCTCCTTGCCGGTCGCTTGGCCCTGCCCCGGAACCGAGTCAAGTTTCGCCGCCCAGAAGCCGGGTCGCAAGCGATTCCACGATGGGGCGCGCCTCGGTCTGGGTCATGCCGGGGCGCAGGGCGGGGTTATAGAGCATCTTGAGCATCAGCTCGTCCTGCCGGGTCAGAAGGGCGAATTCCTCGTCATCGTTGAAGATGGAGGGGCGGGCCGAGGGGCTGTCATTGGCCAGGCCAAGGCCTTGGGTGATTTCCTCATGCAGGCAGGAGAGGCGCAGAAGATCGGGATGTTCGGCGCGGATCACCGCGAAGGCGCGGGTATAGGTCGCGCCATCCCCCGCCGACATCGCATAGACAAGGCAATAGGTGGAGCGGGGCATATCGGTGATGGCCGCCACCTCAGGCGCTGACAGGCCGGGAAGGGCGGCGCGAATCTGCGGCCCCAGCGCGCGGCGTTCGTCTTCAGACACGATCTGGACAAAGAAATTCGGTGCGCGGTCGTCCAAGGCGATGGGATGACCGGTGATCGAGGACAGGCGACTGAGGAAGGACGCCACGCGCGCGGTATCGGCGGCGCGGCGGTCGGGCGGGACCGAGGCGCCAAAGCGCAGGCCGACGCGGACCGGAGCCGCCCATTTGCGGATGCGGCTTTCGGTGACGCGCTGTACGGGGCCGCCCGCGGTGCGGGTATATTCGTCAAAAAGCGCGATGCGGATGAAGTTTTCCGCCAGCATCCTGTCGGTAAAGGGGGTGTCGGGCCCGCCGCCATCGGTGCGCAGAAGGCCCTGCGACAAGAGTTGCGCCTGCACGCGCCCGTAATGCGCCGCGGCCGCCGCCGAGGCCGCGCTGACGCCATTGGGGGCGGTGACGTTGACGGCGGGGGTGACCTGACGGGTCGGCCCCGGTGGGGTGGTGGATATACAGGCGGTCAGCCCTGCCAGCGCAAGCGCGGCGAGGGGCGTAAAGGGCTTCATGATGCGGTTTCGGGCTTCGGCTGGAGGGGAGGGGGTGGGAAAAGGGTCAGGCGGGCGGGGGCGCGCCCGTGGTGCGGGCGCGGGCGGCAGAGAGGGTGTCGCGCAGATCGCCCTCCATTTTCACAAGCTCGGTTTCCGCGGCGGCACGGCGGGCCTTGCCTTCATCGGCGATGCGGAGGCTTTCCTCGATCGTGGCGATCAGGGTTTCATTGGCGGCGCGCACGGATTCAATATCAAAGACGCCGCGTTCCATTTCTTCGCGCACCACGCGGTTGGCCTGTTGCAGGTTCTCGGCGTTCGACTTCAGCAATTCATTCGTCAAATCATTGGCTTCGCGCACCGCCTCGGCGGTTTCTTTGCTGCGCTGGATCGTCACGGCCTGCGCCAATTGGGTTTCCCAAAGCGGCACGGTGTTAACGAGGGTGGAGTTGATCTTGGTGACAAGGCTTTTGTCGTTTTCCTGCACCAGACGGATCGAGGGCAGGGATTGCATCGTGACCTGACGGGTCAGTTTCAGGTCATGCACCCGGCGTTCCAGATCGTCCCGCGCGGCGCGCAGGTCGCGCAGTTCCTGCGCCCGTTTCACCTGATCAGATTCGGGGGCGGCGGCAACCTCGGCCTCTTTGGCGGGGATGGTGATCTGGTCGGTTTCAGTCAACTTCGCTTCGCCCGCCGCAATGTAGAGGGCGAGTTCGTCGTAAAAGCGTAGGGTCTTTTCATAGAGCAGATCCAGCGCCTTGATGTCCTTCAACAGCGTATGTTCATGCTTCAAAAGGTTTTCCGTGATGCGGTCGATCTGCCCCTGCACCTCTTCGTAGCGGGCGACGAATTTCGCGATGGGGGCGGCCTGACCTGTCAGCTTGTCCCACCAGCTGCGTTCGCGCGACAGGTCCAGTTCATCGGTGGAAAAGCCGCGGATGGTGGTTACGATCTCGCGCAGGGCATCGCCCGCGGGGCCGACATCTTTGTTTTTCACGCCCGCCAGCATGTCTTGCGAGATGACCTGCAATTCGGCCTGCGCGCCCGATCCGAAAGAGATGATCGATTGCGTGTTGGTCAGGTCAACTTCTTGCATACGCTGGCGAATTTCGGCGGCACGGTCGGCGGGGGCAGCATCGAGGGGCACGATGTCGGCCACTGGCGCGGGCAGGAGGGCAGAGGTGACCGTCTCCACCTCGGCCAGAACCTTTTCAGCGTCTTCGCGAACCGTTGTCGACATGATCACACCCTCCTGCCGGGAAAACCCGGACCGTCTACCGATTGCCATTTGGTCATCAAATGCGAGCTATTGCCCTGCGCGCAGCCTGCGACAGGTTCACGGGTTTTTCCAGTAACCTTTTGCAACGGCAGCGCAGAAAAGCGCCGATAACGTCGGGTCAGGATCAGGCGGGGCGACGGTTGCCTTGGCGGCGGGGTTTGCCCGTGCCGCCGGGGCGGGTGGGGGATTGGCCGCCGCCCATCGGGCGGGCAGGTTTCGCGCCGGTTCGGGGTTGCGGCTTGGGGGCCTGCGAGGCGTGTTCGGGGCGGGATTGCGGTTTGGCGCCGCCGGGCTTGCCGGGGCGCGGGCCTTGGTTCTGGCCACGGTTTTGGCCCTGCCTTTGCCCGCGGTTTTGGCCGGGCTTGGGCGCAGCGGCGACGACATCGGCGGCCCAAGGCGCGCCGCCAATCACCGGAATCTGTTTTTTCAGAACCTTTTCAATGGCTTGAAGTTCCCCCATCTCGGCCGGGGCGCAGAAGGCAACGGCGTTGCCTTCGGCCCCCGCGCGGGCCGTGCGGCCGATGCGGTGGACATAGTTTTCCGGCACATTGGGCAGATCATAGTTATAGACATGCCGCACGCCGGGAATATCGATCCCGCGCGCTGCGACATCCGTCGCCACAAGGACATCGAGTTCGCCATTGCGAAACTCTGTCAAGGTGCGGTCGCGCTGGTTCTGGCTTTTGTTGCCGTGAATCGAGCCGACCTTGAATCCCCATTGTGCCAGCAATTTGCTAAGTTTCTCTGAACCGTGCTTGGTCCGGCCGAAAACAAGCGCCTGCTCGCCCGGGTGTTTCTTCAGATAGTCTTCGAGCAGCTTGGCCTTGTCGCCATTGGGGATGAAATGCACGCCCTGCACGATCTTTTCGGCGGGCTTGCCCGGGGGGGCCACCTGCACGCGGACCGGGTCGCGCAGATAGGTTCCGGCGATCTCCTCGATATCCTTGGGCATCGTGGCCGAGAAGAGAAGTGTCTGTCTTTTCAGGGGGATGTGCTTGGCGATTTTGCGCAGCGCATGGATAAAACCCATGTCGAGCATATGGTCCGCCTCATCCAGCACGAGGTAACCCGTGGCCTGAAGCGAGACATCGCCGCGTTCCAAGAGATCGATCAGACGGCCGGGGGTGGCAACCAGCACATCCGCCCCCCGCGCCAGCGCCATGGCCTGACGGTTGAGCGAGGCGCCACCCACGACCGTGAGCACTTTGACAGGCGTGCCCTTGGTGAAAATCGTAAGGTTATCAGAGATTTGCGTGACGAGTTCCCGCGTCGGCGCAAGGATCAGGGCGCGCACGTTGCGCGGTCCCGGCGGATGGCCGATGTCCAGCAGGCGGTGCAGCAACGGCAGGCCGAAGGCCGCCGTCTTGCCCGTGCCGGTCTGGGCAAGACCCATCAGATCGCGGCCCTTCATCACATGGGGGATGGCCTGCACCTGAATAGGCGTCGGGTCTTTAAGAGTGGTTTTTTCAAGCGCTTTCAGAAGCTTGGGCGAAAGGCCGAGATCGGCGAAGGTGGTCATGTTTCTTGTCTTTCCGGCCTTCTTTCAAAAAGGCCAAAGGGGGCCGCGCCTTGGGGCAGCCAGTGGCAGTGGGTGCGCCGATTGCACGACGCGGAACCCCTGCGTGATGGTGGGAACCTGGTGCCCGGTCCGGCTCCGTAAACGGGCTGCTCACGCGGCAGCGGAGGGCGGGCGTGCGGGGGAGATGGGGGTTTTGCGGCGCAAAGTCAATGTGCCCTGTTTTGTGCCGGGTTTTGTGCAGCGGTTTGTGGCCACGCAGCGGGCGGTGGGGAAATGGGTTGTTAAGGGAGGTCCCGCAGGGTCGGGCGATGGTCAGGGCGCGGGAGGCGGCGATGGAACCGGGGCGGATGCGGGGGAAGCAGGCGGTGCATTACCATTACATGGCGGATGCCATGCGGCGGCTGGAATGGGACCTGCATCACCAGATCGCGGCGACGGGGCGCATCCCGCCGGAATGGCATGAGATCGCGGAAGAAGAGCCGCGGGTCGGGACGGAGCGGCTGGCCATCCGGCTGGACAGGGATGTGGTGAAGTTCTTCCGGTCGATGGGTCTGGGCTATGGGCCGCGCATCAACCGGGTGCTGCGGGCCTATATGCATGCGCGGCTGGCGGGGGTGATCCGGGGGGCAGAGACGGCGCCGCAATTCCGCGTGGAATTGGCCGGGGAAAGGCCGCTTTGGGGGGAGACGGCGGCAAGTTTCGGCGCGGGCGAGGGGCCGGATGCGGCCGAGCGCGCGGTCGAGGCGCGGGTGCGGGCGGAGGAGCGGGTAAGGGGGAGGGGGCTTGGGTAGGATGGGCAATATTGCCCATCCTACGGGGCGTCAGCCCTGCAACGTCCGCACGCCATACCCCTCACCCCGCGCCTTCATCGCGGCGACGGCGGCGATGCTGGCGGCGGCGGTGGTGAAATAAGGGATCTTGTCCATCAGGGCCACGCGGCGGATGTCGCGGCTGTCGGACACGGCTTGCGTGCCTTCGGTCGTGTTCATCACCAGCGCGATGTCGCCGTTCTTCAGCCGATCCACGATGTTCGGGCGGCCTTCATAGACCTTGGCCACGCTTTCCGCCTTGACCCCTTGGGCCTTCAGCCAATCGGCGGTGCCGCGGGTGGCCACGATCTCGAACCCCATGGCCACGAGGTCGCGGGCCGCGTCGGCTAGCACGGCCGTCTTGTCCATGTCCTTGACCGATAGGAACACCCGGCCCGACTCTGGCAGCATCGTGCCTGCGCCCATCTGGGCCTTGAGGAAGGCCAAGGGGAAGGTGCGGTCCCAGCCCATCACCTCACCCGTAGAGCGCATTTCGGGGCCGAGCAGGGGATCGACGCCGGGGAAGCGGGCGAAGGGCAGGACGGCCTCTTTCACGCTGAACCAAGGGGTCTGCGGGTTGGCGAGCGTCAGCGGATCGGCCAGCGGCAGGTCGGTATCCGGGCCGACGCCAGCCGGATAGGGCGCGCGGGGCGGGAAGGTGGACAGGGGTTCGCCCGCCATCAGACGCGCGGCGATAGAGGCGATGGCGCTGTCGGTTGCCTTGGCCACGAAGGGCACGGTGCGGGAGGCGCGGGGGTTCACCTCCAGCACATAGATCACCCCGTCCTTGATGGCGAATTGCACGTTCATCAAGCCCACCACATTCAGGGCGCGGGCCATGATGACGGTCTGGCGCTTCAACTCTTCGACCGTTTCGGCGGAAAGCTGGTGGGGCGGCAGGCAGCAGGCCGAGTCGCCCGAATGGACGCCCGCCTCTTCGATATGTTCCATGATGCCCGCGACATGGACGTTCTGGCCATCCGAGAGGGCATCGACATCCACCTCGACCGCGCCGGACAGATAGCTGTCCAGCAGCACCGGGCTGTCGCCGGACACTTGCACGGCGGTCGTGATATAGCGTTCCAGCTGTTCGTCGGAGCGCACGATTTCCATGGCGCGTCCGCCAAGGACGAAGGAGGGGCGGATCACCAGCGGATAGCCCACTTGGGCGGCAATGGCGAAGGCCTCATCGCGCGACCGGGCCGTGCCGTTGACGGGCTGCTTCAGGCCAAGATCGTTCAGCAATTTCTGGAACCGCTCGCGATCTTCGGCAAGGTCGATGGCATCGGGCGTGGTGCCAAGGATCGGGATGCCCTCTTCATGCAGGGCATTCGCCAGTTTCAGCGGCGTCTGGCCGCCAAATTGCACAATGACGCCATGCAGCGTGCCGTTTTCCTGTTCGACGCGCAGGATTTCAAGGACATGTTCCAGCGTGAGCGGTTCGAAATACAGCCGGTCCGACGTGTCATAATCGGTCGAGACCGTTTCCGGGTTGCAATTGACCATGATGGTTTCATAGCCCGCGCCCGTCAGCGCATAGCAGGCGTGGCAGCAGCAATAGTCGAATTCGATCCCCTGCCCGATGCGGTTGGGGCCGCCGCCAAGGATGACGACCTTTTTCGCGGCGGAGGGCCTTGCCTCGCATTCCACATCGCCCATGACGGGGGATTCATAGGTGGAATACATATAGGGGGTCTGCGCCTCGAATTCGGCGGCGCAGGTGTCGATGCGCTTGAAGACGGCGGTGACGCCGAGGTTGCGGCGGGCGCGGCGGACCTGACCTTCGTCGCGGCCCGTGAGCTTGGCAAGGCGGGCATCGGTGAAGCCCAGCATCTTGAGGCGGCGCAGGCCATCGGCGGTGACGGGCAGGCCGTCCTTGCGGATGGCGGCTTCGGTGTCGATGATTTCGCGGATGCGGGCAAGGAACCATGGGTCAAAGGCGGTGGCGGCCTGAATCTCGTCATCCGTCAGGCCGTGGCGCATGGCTTGGGCGATGACGCGCAGGCGGTCGGGCGTCTGCTGCGACAGGGCCTTGATGATGGCGGCCTTGTCGGGGGCACCCGGGATTGCGATTTCGTCAAAGCCCGTCAGGCCGGTTTCGAGGGAGGCCAGCGCCTTTTGCATGGATTCGTGGATGGTGCGGCCAATGGCCATGGCCTCGCCTACCGATTTCATCGCGGTGGTGAGGTTGGGTTCCGATCCGGGGAATTTCTCGAAGGCAAAGCGCGGGATTTTCGTGACGACATAGTCGATCGAGGGTTCGAAACTGGCGGGCGTGACCTTGGTGATGTCATTGTCCAGCTCGTCCAGCGTGTAGCCGACGGCGAGTTTCGCGGCGATTTTGGCAATGGGGAACCCCGTGGCCTTGGAGGCCAGCGCGGAGGAGCGGCTGACACGGGGGTTCATCTCGATGACGACCATGCGGCCATCTTCCGGGTTGATCGCCCATTGCACGTTGGAGCCGCCGGTTTCCACCCCGATCTCGCGCAGGACGGCGATCGAGCCGTTGCGCATGATTTGGTATTCCTTGTCGGTCAGCGTAAGGGCCGGGGCGACGGTGATGCTGTCCCCCGTATGCACGCCCATCGGATCGACGTTTTCGATGGAACAGACGATGATGGCGTTGTCGGCGCGGTCGCGCACCACCTCCATCTCGTATTCCTTCCAGCCGAGGAGGGATTCATCGACAAGGACCTGCGCGACCGGGCTGGCCTCAAGCCCCGATTTCACGATGGCCTCGTAATCGTCGCGGTTATAGGCGACGCCGCCCCCGGTGCCGCCAAGGGTGAAGGCGGGGCGGATGATGGCGGGCAGGCCCACATATTCCAAGGCGGCCATCGCCTCGGCCACGCCGGAGGCGATGTCATATTTACCAGAGGGGAGTTTCGGGGCGGCAACGATGGTGGCCTTGGGGTTTTCCAGCCCGATCCTGTCCATCGCTTCGCGGAAGAGTTTGCGGTCTTCGGCCATTTCGATGGCCTGCCGGTTCGCGCCGATGAGTTCGACGCCGAATTTTTCAAGGACGCCCAGATCGGCAAGGGCGAGGGCGGTGTTCAGGCCCGTCTGCCCGCCCATCGTGGGCAAAAGCGCATCGGGGCGTTCCTTTTCGATGATCTTGGCCAC
Encoded proteins:
- the carB gene encoding carbamoyl-phosphate synthase large subunit, with protein sequence MPKRTDISSIMIIGAGPIVIGQACEFDYSGAQACKALREEGYRVILVNSNPATIMTDPGLADATYIEPITPEVVAKIIEKERPDALLPTMGGQTGLNTALALADLGVLEKFGVELIGANRQAIEMAEDRKLFREAMDRIGLENPKATIVAAPKLPSGKYDIASGVAEAMAALEYVGLPAIIRPAFTLGGTGGGVAYNRDDYEAIVKSGLEASPVAQVLVDESLLGWKEYEMEVVRDRADNAIIVCSIENVDPMGVHTGDSITVAPALTLTDKEYQIMRNGSIAVLREIGVETGGSNVQWAINPEDGRMVVIEMNPRVSRSSALASKATGFPIAKIAAKLAVGYTLDELDNDITKVTPASFEPSIDYVVTKIPRFAFEKFPGSEPNLTTAMKSVGEAMAIGRTIHESMQKALASLETGLTGFDEIAIPGAPDKAAIIKALSQQTPDRLRVIAQAMRHGLTDDEIQAATAFDPWFLARIREIIDTEAAIRKDGLPVTADGLRRLKMLGFTDARLAKLTGRDEGQVRRARRNLGVTAVFKRIDTCAAEFEAQTPYMYSTYESPVMGDVECEARPSAAKKVVILGGGPNRIGQGIEFDYCCCHACYALTGAGYETIMVNCNPETVSTDYDTSDRLYFEPLTLEHVLEILRVEQENGTLHGVIVQFGGQTPLKLANALHEEGIPILGTTPDAIDLAEDRERFQKLLNDLGLKQPVNGTARSRDEAFAIAAQVGYPLVIRPSFVLGGRAMEIVRSDEQLERYITTAVQVSGDSPVLLDSYLSGAVEVDVDALSDGQNVHVAGIMEHIEEAGVHSGDSACCLPPHQLSAETVEELKRQTVIMARALNVVGLMNVQFAIKDGVIYVLEVNPRASRTVPFVAKATDSAIASIAARLMAGEPLSTFPPRAPYPAGVGPDTDLPLADPLTLANPQTPWFSVKEAVLPFARFPGVDPLLGPEMRSTGEVMGWDRTFPLAFLKAQMGAGTMLPESGRVFLSVKDMDKTAVLADAARDLVAMGFEIVATRGTADWLKAQGVKAESVAKVYEGRPNIVDRLKNGDIALVMNTTEGTQAVSDSRDIRRVALMDKIPYFTTAAASIAAVAAMKARGEGYGVRTLQG